The Meles meles chromosome 12, mMelMel3.1 paternal haplotype, whole genome shotgun sequence genome includes a window with the following:
- the ENOSF1 gene encoding mitochondrial enolase superfamily member 1 isoform X4 — protein MRKTGSRGMGLPSLWEKARKLIGPEKGVVHLATAAVLNAVWDLWAKQEGKPLWKLLVDMDPRTLLSCIDFRYITDVLTEEEAYEILQKGQVGKKEREGQMLMQGYPAYTTSCAWLGYSDDKLRQLCTEALKDGWTRFKVKVGADLQDDIRRCRLIRNMIGPEKMLMMDANQRWDVPEALEWMAKLAEFKPLWIEEPTSPDDILGHATIAKALVPLGIGVATGEQCHNRVIFKQLLQAKALQFLQIDSCRLGSVNENLSVLLMAKKFEIPVCPHAGGVGLCELVQHLIIFDFISVSASLKNRMCEYVDHLHEHFRYPVVIKKASYMPPQDAGYSTEMKEESVKKHQYPDGEVWKKLLAAQGN, from the exons ATCGGTCCTGAGAAAGGTGTTGTGCATCTGGCTACCGCAGCCGTTCTCAATGCTGTCTGGGACCTGTGGGCCAAGCAGGAGGGAAAG cCTCTGTGGAAGTTACTTGTTGACATG gatcccaggacgctgTTATCCTGCATTGATTTCAGGTACATCACAGACGTCCTGACTGAGGAGGAAGCCTATG aaatactgCAGAAAGGTCAAGTtggtaaaaaagagagag AAGGACAAATGCTGATGCAAGGCTACCCTGCCTACACCACGTCGTGCGCCTGGCTGGGCTACTCAGACGACAAGCTGAGGCAG CTCTGCACGGAGGCACTGAAGGACGGCTGGACCAG GTTTAAAGTGAAAGTGGGTGCTGATCTCCAGGATGACATCCGTAGGTGCCGCCTCATCCGGAATATGATTGGACCTGAGAAGATGCTG ATGATGGATGCCAACCAACGCTGGGATGTGCCCGAGGCATTGGAGTGGATGGCAAAGCTGGCTGAGTTCAAGCCACTGTGGATTGAGGAGCCCACCTCCCCTGATGACATTCTGGGACACGCCACCATTGCCAAG GCGCTGGTCCCATTAGGAATTGGCGTTGCCACCGGAGAACAG TGCCACAATAGAGTGATATTTAAGCAACTCCTTCAAGCGAAAGCCCTGCAGTTTCTCCAGATTGACAGCTGCAGGCTGGGAAGTGTCAATGAAAACCTCTCAGTGTTGCTGATGGCCAAAAAGTTTGAAA TTCCTGTTTGCCCCCATGCTGGCGGAGTTGGCCTCTGTGAATTGGTTCAGCATCTGATTATATTTGACTTCATATCCGTTTCTGCAAGCCTCAAGAACAG GATGTGTGAATATGTCGACCACCTGCACGAACATTTCAGGTATCCTGTGGTAATCAAGAAGGCTTCCTACATGCCTCCTCAG GACGCTGGTTATTcaacagaaatgaaggaagaatcTGTAAAGAAACACCAGTATCCAGATGGTGAAGTCTGGAAGAAACTCCTTGCTGCTCAAGGGAATTAA
- the ENOSF1 gene encoding mitochondrial enolase superfamily member 1 isoform X3, whose product MLMQGYPAYTTSCAWLGYSDDKLRQLCTEALKDGWTRFKVKVGADLQDDIRRCRLIRNMIGPEKMLMMDANQRWDVPEALEWMAKLAEFKPLWIEEPTSPDDILGHATIAKALVPLGIGVATGEQCHNRVIFKQLLQAKALQFLQIDSCRLGSVNENLSVLLMAKKFEIPVCPHAGGVGLCELVQHLIIFDFISVSASLKNRMCEYVDHLHEHFRYPVVIKKASYMPPQDAGYSTEMKEESVKKHQYPDGEVWKKLLAAQGN is encoded by the exons ATGCTGATGCAAGGCTACCCTGCCTACACCACGTCGTGCGCCTGGCTGGGCTACTCAGACGACAAGCTGAGGCAG CTCTGCACGGAGGCACTGAAGGACGGCTGGACCAG GTTTAAAGTGAAAGTGGGTGCTGATCTCCAGGATGACATCCGTAGGTGCCGCCTCATCCGGAATATGATTGGACCTGAGAAGATGCTG ATGATGGATGCCAACCAACGCTGGGATGTGCCCGAGGCATTGGAGTGGATGGCAAAGCTGGCTGAGTTCAAGCCACTGTGGATTGAGGAGCCCACCTCCCCTGATGACATTCTGGGACACGCCACCATTGCCAAG GCGCTGGTCCCATTAGGAATTGGCGTTGCCACCGGAGAACAG TGCCACAATAGAGTGATATTTAAGCAACTCCTTCAAGCGAAAGCCCTGCAGTTTCTCCAGATTGACAGCTGCAGGCTGGGAAGTGTCAATGAAAACCTCTCAGTGTTGCTGATGGCCAAAAAGTTTGAAA TTCCTGTTTGCCCCCATGCTGGCGGAGTTGGCCTCTGTGAATTGGTTCAGCATCTGATTATATTTGACTTCATATCCGTTTCTGCAAGCCTCAAGAACAG GATGTGTGAATATGTCGACCACCTGCACGAACATTTCAGGTATCCTGTGGTAATCAAGAAGGCTTCCTACATGCCTCCTCAG GACGCTGGTTATTcaacagaaatgaaggaagaatcTGTAAAGAAACACCAGTATCCAGATGGTGAAGTCTGGAAGAAACTCCTTGCTGCTCAAGGGAATTAA
- the TYMS gene encoding thymidylate synthase: MPAPGSELQRPPSPSPPAAQKPAAEPQPAPHGELQYLGQIKQILRCGVRKDDRTGTGTLSVFGMQARYSLRDEFPLLTTKRVFWKGVLEELLWFIKGSTNAKELSSKGVKIWDANGSRDFLDSLGFSNREEGDLGPVYGFQWRHFGAEYIDKDSDYSGQGVDQLQKVIDTIKTNPDDRRIILCGWNPKDLPLMALPPCHALCQFYVVNGELSCQLYQRSGDMGLGVPFNIASYALLTYMIAHITGLKPGDFVHTLGDAHIYLNHIEPLKIQLQREPRPFPKLKILRKVETIDDFKAEDFQIEGYSPHPTIKMEMAV, translated from the exons ATGCCCGCCCCTGGCTCCGAGCTGCAGCGCCCGCCGTCGCCGTCGCCGCCCGCGGCGCAGAAACCGGCCGCGGAGCCGCAGCCGGCACCCCACGGGGAGCTGCAGTACCTGGGGCAGATCAAGCAAATCCTGCGCTGCGGGGTCCGGAAGGATGACCGCACCGGCACGGGCACGCTGTCAGTGTTCGGAATGCAGGCGCGCTACAGCCTGAGAG ATGAATTTCCTCTGCTGACAACCAAACGTGTATTCTGGAAGGGTGTTTTGGAGGAGTTGCTGTGGTTTATCAAG GGATCTACAAATGCTAAGGAACTGTCTTCCAAGGGAGTGAAAATCTGGGATGCCAATGGGTCTCGAGACTTCTTGGACAGCCTGGGATTCTCCAACAGAGAAGAAGGGGATTTAGGCCCAGTTTATGGCTTTCAGTGGAGGCATTTTGGGGCAGAATACATAGATAAAGATTCAG ATTATTCGGGTCAAGGAGTAGACCAACTGCAAAAGGTCATTGACACGATCAAAACCAACCCCGACGATAGAAGAATCATCCTGTGTGGCTGGAATCCAAAAG ATCTTCCTCTGATGGCCCTCCCTCCGTGCCATGCCCTCTGCCAGTTCTACGTGGTGAATGGTGAGCTGTCCTGCCAGCTGTACCAGAGGTCAGGGGACATGGGCCTGGGCGTGCCCTTCAACATCGCCAGCTATGCCCTGCTCACCTACATGATCGCACACATCACAGGCCTAAAG CCAGGTGACTTCGTACATACTTTGGGAGACGCACATATTTACCTGAATCACATTGAGCCGCTGAAAATTCAG CTTCAGCGAGAACCAAGGCCTTTCCCGAAGCTCAAAATCCTTCGAAAAGTTGAGACAATTGATGACTTCAAGGCTGAAGACTTTCAGATTGAGGGGTACAGTCCTCATCCGACTATTAAAATGGAAATGGCTGTTTAA